A window from Streptomyces subrutilus encodes these proteins:
- a CDS encoding lanthionine synthetase C family protein → MTERLIHVVGNRLAHPATAPALVRNHPGWQQSLARGIPGIALLHIELAATGRAPWQPAHDWLTAAAAAPLTVGPDSHPFHGGPALAHALACAAEHRPGSYRSALQALEEQMIADTDARLAAAHLRLDRKQPPEITEYDVIRGLTGYGAYLLRRRPDSPTLRRVLDYLVRLTHPIIHDGETLPGWWTLSGPSGRPDARFPGGHANAGVAHGIAGPLSLLALATLQGIGTDRQHDAIDEISRWLDHWTSPPGGGPAWPYWITREEHRSRCPRPAGAVRPSWCYGAAGLARALQLAALARGDGARRLRAEHALATALTDPARLAATTDISLCHGYAGLAHLAARVAADAHAETRARLDSLIPHLLEAVAPPDPRGQEEAADALLRTADGSGAGLLDGAAGVALAVLAAGTGRTASRWDTCLLTA, encoded by the coding sequence GTGACCGAGCGCCTCATCCACGTGGTCGGCAACCGCCTCGCCCACCCGGCCACAGCCCCGGCCCTCGTCCGCAACCACCCGGGATGGCAGCAGTCCCTCGCCCGCGGCATCCCCGGTATCGCCCTCCTCCACATCGAACTCGCCGCCACCGGCCGGGCGCCGTGGCAGCCCGCGCACGACTGGCTCACCGCCGCGGCCGCCGCCCCGCTGACCGTCGGCCCCGACAGCCACCCCTTCCACGGCGGCCCCGCCCTCGCCCACGCTCTGGCCTGCGCCGCCGAACACCGGCCCGGCTCCTACCGCAGCGCCCTCCAGGCGCTCGAAGAGCAGATGATCGCCGACACCGATGCCCGCCTCGCCGCCGCGCACCTGCGCCTCGACCGCAAGCAGCCACCTGAGATCACCGAGTACGACGTGATCCGCGGCCTGACCGGCTACGGCGCCTACCTGCTCCGCCGCCGCCCCGACAGCCCGACCCTCCGGCGCGTCCTCGACTACCTCGTCCGCCTCACCCACCCGATCATCCACGACGGCGAGACACTGCCCGGTTGGTGGACGCTCTCCGGCCCGTCCGGCAGGCCCGACGCACGCTTCCCCGGGGGACACGCCAACGCCGGCGTCGCCCACGGCATCGCCGGCCCCCTGAGCCTGCTGGCCCTGGCCACCCTCCAAGGCATCGGGACCGACCGGCAGCACGACGCCATCGACGAGATCAGCCGCTGGCTGGACCACTGGACCAGCCCGCCCGGCGGCGGCCCGGCCTGGCCCTACTGGATCACCCGCGAAGAACACCGCAGCCGCTGCCCCCGCCCGGCCGGGGCCGTACGGCCGTCCTGGTGCTACGGGGCCGCCGGGCTGGCCCGCGCCCTGCAACTGGCCGCCCTCGCGCGCGGAGACGGCGCCCGCCGGCTCCGCGCCGAGCACGCCCTCGCCACCGCCCTCACCGACCCCGCCCGTCTTGCCGCCACAACCGACATCTCCCTGTGCCACGGCTACGCGGGCCTGGCCCACCTCGCCGCACGCGTGGCCGCCGACGCCCACGCCGAGACCCGCGCCCGGCTCGACAGCCTCATCCCCCACCTTCTGGAAGCCGTGGCCCCACCCGACCCCCGAGGGCAAGAGGAGGCGGCCGACGCCCTCCTGCGGACAGCGGACGGCAGCGGAGCGGGCCTCCTCGACGGCGCGGCCGGTGTCGCCCTGGCCGTACTCGCCGCCGGCACCGGCCGCACCGCCTCCCGCTGGGACACCTGCCTGCTCACCGCCTGA
- the fxlM gene encoding methyltransferase, FxLD system: protein MDWQQLNITFADRATGRQAIQDTIGPALAAAEDAGHVHAWWYMNKQPWPLRILSPSPVPPAVTTPLHALVAAGKIDHWFPATYEPETFTFGGPTAMDAAHALFHQDSRHLLAYTPGPAARHMGRRESTVVLCSTMMRAAGLDWYEQGDVWAKVADLRTDPTTAAAAPAAPRYSRAMRRLMTVDTRALTEPGAVLDGHHGWVTAFEVLGKALARLAHRGELTRGLRAVLAHHVIFHANRAGLPLGDQHTISTIAREVVMGSSDNNALPTGAASNADSVSAVNTDTTSEAARLRNRLVDQIRVNGHATTPEVEAVLRTVPRHVFVPGASLHDAYADAPVNIKYDTDGKTAISCASQPGVVALMLDQLSAQPGDKVLELGAGTGYNAGLIAHLVGQSGHVTTIDVDEDLVDGARTHLAAAGITNVETITRDGALGHAEGAPYDRIIATVGAHGIPHAWLHQLAPGGRLVVPQRLKGSVSRSIAYEQHDGRWVSLGSQMNTFMPLRRGIADDDRRVIALSTDGTVRLQAPAGQHIDADALAGVLEQPRVEHWTGVTVRAMESPEWMELFVSCTLPSGLVRMLFPQTAKGTHLTEDPYPSSTAAVDKGAVTYLARRLSDEKTPEGGKLWEFGVIGHGPGSDALAAQVAEAVQTWDREYRGREATFEIQAPDAPVIEERPGRFAVDTPLNRIVIDWQ from the coding sequence ATGGACTGGCAGCAGCTCAACATCACCTTCGCCGACCGCGCTACCGGCCGGCAGGCGATCCAAGACACCATCGGACCCGCCCTCGCCGCAGCCGAAGACGCCGGCCACGTCCACGCCTGGTGGTACATGAACAAGCAGCCCTGGCCGCTGCGCATCCTCAGCCCGTCACCGGTCCCGCCCGCCGTCACCACCCCGCTCCACGCCCTGGTGGCCGCCGGGAAGATCGACCACTGGTTCCCCGCCACCTACGAACCCGAGACGTTCACCTTCGGCGGCCCCACGGCCATGGACGCCGCCCACGCACTGTTCCACCAGGACAGCAGACACCTCCTCGCCTACACGCCCGGCCCCGCCGCCCGGCACATGGGCCGACGCGAGAGCACCGTGGTGCTGTGCAGCACGATGATGCGCGCCGCCGGACTCGACTGGTACGAACAGGGCGACGTCTGGGCCAAGGTCGCCGACCTGCGCACCGACCCCACCACCGCGGCGGCCGCCCCGGCCGCCCCCCGGTACAGCCGGGCCATGCGGCGCCTGATGACCGTCGACACCCGGGCGCTCACCGAACCCGGGGCTGTCCTGGACGGCCACCACGGCTGGGTGACCGCCTTCGAGGTCCTCGGGAAGGCCCTGGCGCGGCTCGCGCACCGGGGCGAGCTGACCCGCGGACTGCGCGCCGTCCTCGCCCACCACGTCATCTTCCACGCCAACCGTGCCGGTCTCCCCCTCGGCGACCAGCACACCATCTCCACCATCGCCCGAGAGGTAGTCATGGGATCGAGTGACAACAACGCGTTGCCCACGGGGGCCGCGTCCAACGCCGATAGCGTCAGCGCGGTGAACACCGACACGACGTCCGAAGCCGCACGTCTCCGCAACCGCCTGGTCGACCAGATCCGCGTGAACGGCCACGCCACAACCCCCGAGGTCGAAGCCGTCCTGCGGACGGTGCCCCGGCACGTCTTCGTGCCCGGCGCCTCCCTCCACGACGCGTACGCGGACGCGCCGGTGAACATCAAGTACGACACCGACGGCAAGACCGCGATCTCCTGCGCCTCCCAGCCGGGCGTCGTCGCGCTCATGCTCGACCAGCTCAGCGCCCAACCCGGCGACAAGGTGCTGGAACTGGGCGCCGGCACCGGCTACAACGCCGGTCTGATCGCCCACCTGGTCGGCCAGAGCGGACACGTCACCACCATCGACGTCGACGAGGACCTCGTGGACGGCGCCCGCACCCACCTGGCGGCCGCCGGGATCACCAACGTGGAGACGATCACCCGCGACGGGGCCCTCGGCCACGCCGAAGGCGCTCCGTACGACCGGATCATCGCCACCGTCGGCGCCCACGGCATCCCCCACGCCTGGCTCCACCAACTCGCCCCCGGCGGCCGCCTCGTCGTCCCCCAGCGTCTCAAGGGCAGCGTCTCGCGCTCCATCGCCTACGAGCAGCACGACGGCAGGTGGGTCTCCCTCGGCAGCCAGATGAACACCTTCATGCCGCTGCGGCGTGGCATCGCCGACGACGACCGACGCGTGATCGCGCTCAGCACGGACGGCACCGTACGGCTCCAGGCCCCCGCCGGCCAGCACATCGACGCCGACGCCCTCGCCGGGGTCCTGGAGCAGCCGCGCGTCGAACACTGGACGGGCGTCACCGTGCGCGCCATGGAGTCACCGGAGTGGATGGAGCTCTTCGTCTCCTGCACCCTGCCGTCCGGACTCGTCCGGATGCTGTTCCCGCAGACCGCGAAGGGCACCCACCTCACCGAAGACCCCTACCCGTCCTCGACCGCCGCCGTCGACAAGGGCGCCGTCACCTACCTCGCCCGGCGCCTGTCGGACGAGAAGACCCCCGAGGGAGGCAAGCTCTGGGAGTTCGGCGTCATCGGCCACGGCCCCGGCAGCGACGCCCTCGCCGCCCAGGTCGCCGAAGCCGTGCAGACCTGGGACCGCGAGTACCGCGGCCGCGAAGCCACCTTCGAGATCCAGGCCCCCGACGCCCCCGTCATCGAGGAACGGCCCGGCCGGTTCGCAGTCGACACCCCGCTCAACCGCATCGTCATCGACTGGCAGTGA